Proteins found in one Brachypodium distachyon strain Bd21 chromosome 5, Brachypodium_distachyon_v3.0, whole genome shotgun sequence genomic segment:
- the LOC104585508 gene encoding uncharacterized protein LOC104585508 yields the protein MADTNSSAVVAAEAAESSHGGRGGRAQRRRRAGNDRSMTEEHVSAQPGSSLVAAGQAVADGASVSTTREACREALRRYHGAAIALADELARQNPGYTVAINLAAGLHQAAGSEARDLVIRRGDKESVAGEKEAVAVAARHFSSAILGYNRVVRLASRFITTASARAKVLAASQKFDLAHEEFLRAMAISVPDDPSDHNVGYDLRRRWTSGELHRSTTSMRKDRAKAELQKQVRAFRETICTSYIPRQATFVWEAFKSGSGEPDAISEARDQAEHLVYYYPFCPRAHLLFGKLELEMVRNSDGDGELESVRNSDGVGASRQVSALGQVLKMMSKAASAFPKSGVISLVRAEVCYLLKEYDATARECCRALQIRRPDDPGLQDIPIGSTTGSDPDARINTIRILLQELLGKVTSETPTTPDGVDSPAMSFSKDSAPPVSAKPGSETTVSAQDTHALSGNEDLEEPAMVADLIMTAKKQTLPIHFARGRYIDEGVVNLYKEYCIALSQCSEKRTVCHLCCFEGVYCPKILKGNMNVHFHNEHWKGKETVNCDEKIATPASELMLIFVCITTLYIGFSQAGGRSHSYM from the exons ATGGCTGATACCAACTCTTCCGCGGTGGTCGCAGCAGAAGCCGCCGAGTCGAGCCATGGGGGTCGTGGCGGCAGGGCTCAGAGGCGCCGCCGGGCGGGCAACGACCGCTCGATGACCGAAGAGCACGTCAGCGCGCAACCTGGGTCATCCTTGGTGGCTGCTGGGCAAGCAGTCGCAGACGGCGCATCTGTGTCGACGACCCGGGAGGCGTGCCGAGAAGCTCTACGGCGCTACCACGGAGCGGCGATTGCCCTCGCTGACGAGCTCGCCCGCCAGAACCCGGGCTACACGGTGGCTATCAATCTCGCCGCGGGACTACACCAAGCGGCCGGATCGGAAGCCAGGGACCTTGTAATACGGCGCGGCGACAAGGAGTCCGTAGCCGGCGAAAAGGAGGCCGTAGCCGTGGCGGCGAGGCACTTCAGCTCCGCCATCCTCGGTTACAACAGAGTGGTGCGCCTCGCCTCCCGTTTCATCACAACGGCCAGCGCCCGAGCCAAAGTGTTGGCGGCGTCGCAGAAGTTCGACTTGGCGCATGAGGAATTCCTCCGCGCTATGGCCATCTCCGTCCCCGACGACCCCTCTGATCACAACGTGGGCTATGATCTTCGTCGGCGCTGGACGTCGGGCGAGCTGCATCGGTCAACTACGAGCATGAGGAAGGACAGGGCCAAGGCGGAACTGCAGAAACAGGTCAGGGCGTTCAGGGAAACGATATGCACCAGTTACATACCAAGACAAGCAACATTCGTGTGGGAGGCTTTCAAGTCAGGCTCAGGCGAGCCCGATGCTATCTCTGAGGCACGGGATCAGGCAGAGCATTTGGTTTACTACTACCCTTTCTGTCCACGAGCACATCTATTGTTCGGTAAACTGGAGCTGGAGATGGTCAGGAACTCAGATGGGGATGGGGAGCTGGAGAGTGTCAGGAACTCAGATGGGGTTGGGGCAAGTCGTCAGGTCTCAGCGCTAGGACAAGTCCTCAAGATGATGAGCAAAGCTGCGAGTGCCTTCCCAAAGTCCGGCGTGATTTCACTTGTCCGTGCAGAGGTGTGCTACCTGTTGAAAGAGTATGACGCTACGGCGAGAGAGTGCTGCAGAGCACTGCAAATCCGCCGTCCAGACGATCCAGGCTTGCAGGACATACCAATTGGGTCAACAACTGGATCTGACCCTGATGCAAGAATCAATACCATCAGGATTCTGCTTCAAGAGTTACTTGGGAAGGTCACGTCTGAAACTCCTACTACTCCAG ATGGTGTAGATAGTCCAGCTATGAGCTTCAGTAAGGATTCAGCACCTCCAGTTAGTGCAAAACCTGGAAGTGAAACTACAGTTAGTGCTCAAGACACTCATGCTCTCAGTGGAAATGAAGATTTGGAGGAGCCGGCAATGGTGGCGGATTTGATTATGACAGCAAAGAAACAAACTCTTCCAATCCAC tttgctCGCGGCAGGTACATCGATGAAGGAGTAGTGAACTTGTACAAGGAGTATTGCATTGCCCTCTCACAATGCTCAGAGAAGCGCACTGTCTGTCATTTATGTTGCTTTGAAGGGGTTTATTGTCCAAAAATTCTGAAGGGCAAC ATGAATGTACACTTTCACAATGAGCATTGGAAGGGGAAGGAAACAGTTAACTGCGATGAGAAGATTGCTACGCCCGCCTCCGAACTTATGCTGATTTTCGTCTGCATTACTACTTTGTACATAGGCTTCTCCCAGGCTGGTGGAAGATCACATAGTTATATGTAA
- the LOC100838444 gene encoding uncharacterized protein LOC100838444, whose product MKWDEITDSYYTDDDDDYFVDLADLRLANSDEEDEAMTDDEVGETNCPGKKYPREKHAQVARIWFAALRKEMGEYTELVQKLVAEGCDNNIKPILPPYPLKVFPEVTGLCVARSDCHHRQYRTHDTSTTKSMLGYSEPDLMLQVFSVHLSSSESYPVSVYGIIAVRDDFKPLRNYVFNRPCRDDAVTLDQDSFALPLCSPCRGMYILDAALVEVDLWVKKEGDGSEDKQLLSAYAEISCDPPYNHKIIGQIRSGLFSLNIGFMLFTESVEAVIQVFAKVDDSHHLRFAAFSSGSDHEIVLFDDNFSGNKKLFEHVVAVKTQEKLDVCLKLEESLFWWTFQDGHVEAIRKPDDSILMYGQFNVRVLLAPKNSYPDWLR is encoded by the exons atgaagtGGGACGAGATCACCGACTCCTACTACacggatgatgatgatgattatTTCGTCGACTTGGCCGACCTGCGCTTGGCCAACTCTGATGAAGAGGACGAAGCTATGACAGACGATGAAGTGGGGGAGACAAATTGCCCAG GGAAGAAATACCCGAGGGAGAAACATGCACAAGTAGCTAGGATATGGTTTGCGGCTCTCCGGAAAGAGATGGGAGAATACACAGAACTGGTGCAGAAGCTTGTAGCCGAAGGATGTGATAATAATATCAAACCTATCCTTCCTCCTTATCCTTTGAAAGTATTCCCTGAGGTAACAGGTCTGTGCGTTGCTCGGTCCGACTGCCACCACCGACAATACAGAACCCATGACACTTCCACCA CCAAATCAATGCTTGGATATAGTGAACCAGATCTGATGCTACAGGTCTTCTCAGTGCACTTATCAAGCTCTGAATCATATCCTGTTAGTGTCTATGGAATAATTGCTGTTCGGGATGACTTCAAGCCGCTTCGAAATTATGTATTTAACCGTCCCTGCCGAGACGATGCTGTCACCCTTGATCAG GATTCCTTTGCATTACCTCTTTGTAGCCCTTGTCGAGGAATGTATATACTGGATGCTGCATTAGTAGAAGTTGATCTCTGGGTAAAGAAGGAAGGGGATGGATCTGAAGACAAACAATTACTTTCTGCGTATGCTGAGATTTCGTGTGACCCCCCTTATAATCATAAGATTATTGGACAGATTCGTAGTGGCCTATTCAGCTTGAACATAGGCTTCATGTTATTTACAGAGAGTGTCGAGGCTGTAATACAAGTCTTTGCAAAGGTTGATGATAGTCATCATCTGAGGTTTGCTGCTTTCAGCAGTGGCTCTGACCATGAAATTGTACTGTTTGATGACAACTTCTCTGGGAATAAGAAACTGTTTGAGCATGTAGTTGCGGTGAAGACACAAGAGAAATTGGATGTTTGCTTAAAATTGGAGGAGTCGTTGTTTTGGTGGACTTTCCAGGATGGACATGTTGAAGCAATTCGGAAGCCTGATGACTCTATATTAATGTATGGCCAGTTTAATGTGAGAGTGTTGCTTGCTCCAAAGAACTCGTACCCTGATTGGCTGAGATAA